The Aureitalea marina genome includes a window with the following:
- a CDS encoding PspC domain-containing protein: protein MNKTININLAGTFFHVDENAYGKLSRYLDAIRKSLSSDAQTGDEIMRDIEARIAELFSEKLESSTQVVTVKELDEVIAVMGQPEDYMVDEEIFDDQPQKTKSSSSTSGKKLYRDLDDKFIGGVSAGLAHYFGVDALWIRLTWVALVLLGFGTPILIYILLWILIPGAETTAEKLRMTGEPVNISNIEKKFKEGYENVADQVKNADYDKYGQKVKKGASGFFDTLGNILLVIFKIFVKFLGILLIIISLSTLVGLIVGLFTVGTVDFWGAGEFTDYISLVDTSNAPIWLVSLMVLFAVGIPFFVLFILGLKLLIDNLKSIGTPAKISLLVVWIASIIGLGILGLRQASETAFEGDVKTSQTLPVKAGDTLNMAMSFNTQYEYSSRRSGGLEIMYDEDDNKVIYSNDIRLIVRSTNDSVGKVTVERRAEGRNFQAARDRARAIDHNYSYSDGQLTIDGYFTTDFANKYRDQEMEIVVYLPVGTILYADQNTYTFHRNDSYYRDILNNGDEEQYLLIEDGSTSCLDCPEGEDQEWRNVDEDDRYYDDDDGIIYFKNDEGDWIKVEKRPGRLEIRASDGDQIIVGKDREERRSRSERQQESERTIKADTIVLDSINNN from the coding sequence ATGAACAAGACAATCAATATAAATTTAGCCGGCACATTTTTCCATGTGGACGAGAACGCCTATGGAAAATTATCACGCTATCTGGATGCGATCCGAAAGTCGCTGAGCAGCGATGCTCAGACCGGCGATGAGATCATGCGAGATATCGAGGCAAGGATCGCCGAATTGTTTTCGGAGAAACTCGAGTCCAGCACACAGGTAGTGACTGTAAAAGAATTAGACGAGGTGATCGCAGTAATGGGTCAGCCCGAAGACTATATGGTAGACGAGGAGATCTTTGACGATCAGCCACAAAAAACCAAAAGCAGCAGTTCTACCTCTGGCAAGAAATTGTATCGGGATCTGGACGATAAGTTCATCGGAGGAGTCTCCGCGGGACTTGCACACTACTTTGGTGTGGATGCCTTGTGGATTCGACTCACCTGGGTAGCCCTTGTCCTGCTTGGTTTCGGTACGCCCATTCTGATCTATATCCTGTTGTGGATATTGATTCCAGGAGCGGAGACCACAGCCGAGAAACTTCGAATGACCGGAGAACCGGTCAATATCTCCAATATTGAAAAAAAGTTCAAGGAAGGATATGAGAATGTCGCTGATCAAGTAAAGAACGCCGACTATGACAAATACGGGCAAAAAGTTAAGAAAGGAGCCTCTGGTTTCTTCGATACGCTCGGTAATATCCTTCTGGTTATCTTCAAGATATTTGTCAAATTCTTAGGTATCCTATTGATTATCATCTCCTTGTCTACGCTAGTAGGCCTTATAGTTGGGCTGTTCACTGTTGGAACGGTCGACTTCTGGGGAGCAGGTGAATTCACCGATTACATATCCTTGGTGGATACGTCCAATGCGCCAATCTGGCTGGTCTCACTAATGGTCTTATTTGCCGTTGGAATTCCATTCTTTGTGCTGTTCATACTGGGGCTGAAGTTGCTTATCGACAACCTGAAATCCATTGGAACACCTGCCAAAATCTCCTTGTTGGTCGTCTGGATAGCTTCCATCATCGGGTTGGGTATCTTAGGATTACGTCAGGCCAGTGAGACGGCCTTCGAAGGTGATGTGAAGACTTCTCAGACCTTGCCTGTCAAGGCCGGAGATACTCTGAATATGGCCATGAGCTTCAACACTCAATACGAATATAGTTCTAGACGTAGTGGCGGATTGGAGATCATGTACGACGAAGACGATAACAAAGTGATCTATTCCAATGACATCAGACTGATCGTGCGATCGACCAATGACTCAGTTGGAAAGGTGACCGTCGAGCGACGTGCCGAGGGACGTAACTTCCAGGCTGCCCGAGACCGGGCCCGCGCCATTGATCACAACTATTCTTACAGTGATGGACAATTGACTATAGACGGTTATTTCACGACCGACTTTGCCAACAAGTATCGGGATCAGGAAATGGAGATCGTGGTCTACCTTCCAGTAGGCACCATTCTCTATGCCGATCAGAACACTTATACCTTCCACCGTAACGATTCCTACTACAGGGACATCCTTAACAATGGGGACGAAGAGCAGTATTTGCTCATCGAAGATGGCTCGACCAGCTGTCTGGATTGCCCAGAGGGGGAAGACCAGGAATGGAGGAATGTTGACGAAGACGACCGCTATTATGACGATGACGACGGAATCATCTACTTCAAAAATGATGAAGGAGACTGGATCAAGGTCGAAAAAAGACCTGGAAGATTGGAGATTCGAGCCAGTGATGGCGACCAGATCATTGTCGGTAAGGATCGGGAAGAGCGCAGAAGTCGCTCCGAACGTCAGCAAGAATCTGAACGAACCATTAAAGCAGATACTATCGTCCTGGACAGTATAAACAACAATTAA
- a CDS encoding head GIN domain-containing protein — translation MKSIKILFVALLAVTATSCMGDWSFGQVNGNGDVVVDERNVGSFDGVKGSSGLDVYLTEGDEEKVVVEADENLQEIITTEVVGGVLKIGADKNIGRAKSKKVHVTYRKLTSIGASSGSDVIGNSLIEAESISLDSSSGADLEVEVAAREVYLECSSGADIKVSGRTDNLVASASSGSDIKARELEAKTCSANASSGADITVNVSERLNGKASSGGDIKYYGDPEAVSAKDGYSGSVRKM, via the coding sequence ATGAAATCAATCAAAATTTTATTCGTCGCTTTACTGGCTGTAACTGCAACCAGTTGTATGGGCGACTGGAGCTTTGGACAAGTAAACGGGAACGGTGACGTGGTCGTTGACGAGCGTAACGTCGGTTCCTTTGACGGAGTAAAAGGTAGTTCCGGACTGGATGTCTACCTGACCGAAGGTGACGAAGAGAAAGTGGTCGTTGAGGCCGACGAGAATCTGCAGGAGATCATCACTACAGAGGTAGTTGGTGGTGTACTGAAGATAGGCGCCGATAAGAATATTGGACGTGCCAAGTCGAAAAAGGTTCATGTTACCTACCGCAAGTTGACCAGTATTGGCGCTTCTAGTGGTTCTGACGTGATCGGAAACTCCTTGATCGAAGCCGAAAGCATTAGCCTGGACAGTAGCAGTGGTGCCGACCTCGAGGTGGAGGTTGCTGCCCGTGAAGTGTACCTGGAATGCAGCAGCGGTGCTGATATCAAAGTATCCGGACGTACAGATAACTTGGTGGCCAGTGCCAGCAGTGGTAGTGATATCAAGGCCCGCGAATTGGAAGCCAAAACCTGTTCGGCCAATGCCAGCAGTGGTGCCGATATCACCGTTAATGTGAGCGAACGCCTCAACGGAAAAGCCTCCAGCGGAGGAGATATCAAATACTACGGAGATCCGGAAGCAGTTTCTGCTAAGGATGGTTATTCTGGTAGTGTTAGAAAGATGTAA
- a CDS encoding nuclear transport factor 2 family protein, whose protein sequence is MRSIQLFFASALSLLLTTTAHAQVDQKSELFLTLKANDSLLFDIGFNTCDMDQSAALLTEDLEFYHDQGGITNSKEEFVQVMKSGICSGGEYTSCRELVEGSLEVFPLYQNGQLDGAIQNGVHKFYQRKGDGPERAGSTARFTHLWLITDEGWKIKRVLSFDHRPPDSE, encoded by the coding sequence ATGAGATCAATCCAACTCTTTTTCGCATCGGCTTTGAGTCTACTGCTAACTACGACTGCACATGCTCAAGTTGATCAGAAATCTGAACTATTTTTGACGCTAAAAGCAAATGACAGCCTGCTGTTCGATATCGGATTCAACACCTGCGATATGGACCAATCTGCAGCCCTGCTCACCGAAGACCTTGAATTCTATCACGATCAAGGCGGCATAACCAATTCCAAAGAAGAGTTTGTACAGGTTATGAAATCTGGCATCTGTAGCGGAGGGGAATACACCTCTTGCAGGGAATTGGTCGAAGGAAGTCTGGAGGTCTTTCCACTCTACCAGAACGGCCAACTCGATGGCGCCATCCAAAATGGGGTTCACAAGTTTTATCAGCGCAAAGGCGATGGACCAGAACGAGCCGGAAGTACGGCACGCTTTACCCATCTGTGGTTGATCACCGACGAGGGATGGAAAATAAAACGGGTGCTCAGTTTTGATCACCGACCACCCGATTCTGAATAA
- the trxB gene encoding thioredoxin-disulfide reductase: protein MSEAIERIKCLIIGSGPAGYTAAIYAARADLKPVVYTGMEPGGQLTTTTEVDNFPGYPEGVDGPSMMVQLQQQAERFGTEVRIGMVTSVELATEYGGIHKVTVDNTKEIEAETIIISTGATAKYLGLPSEQRLRGGGVSACAVCDGFFYKGQEVAIVGGGDTAAEEATYLANICKKVTMLVRKDHMRASKAMQHRVHSMENIDLRYNTEVDEILGDMVVEGLRMVNNQTGEKEEIPITGFFVAIGHKPNTDIFKGQIDMDDTGYIVTEGKSTKTNVPGVFASGDVQDKEYRQAVTAAGTGCMAALDAERYLASVESKETVEA from the coding sequence ATGTCAGAAGCTATAGAACGAATAAAGTGCCTAATTATCGGATCGGGACCAGCTGGGTATACGGCGGCCATTTATGCGGCCAGAGCCGATCTTAAACCTGTTGTTTATACCGGAATGGAGCCTGGTGGACAATTGACCACTACCACAGAGGTGGATAACTTCCCGGGCTATCCTGAAGGAGTTGATGGACCTTCCATGATGGTTCAGCTGCAGCAGCAGGCTGAGCGTTTTGGAACTGAGGTGAGGATCGGAATGGTCACATCGGTCGAGCTAGCGACGGAATATGGTGGTATTCACAAAGTAACTGTGGATAATACCAAAGAAATAGAGGCTGAAACCATTATCATATCCACCGGGGCAACCGCGAAGTACTTAGGACTGCCTAGCGAACAACGCTTGAGAGGGGGAGGGGTTTCTGCCTGTGCCGTCTGTGACGGGTTCTTTTACAAAGGACAGGAAGTTGCTATAGTGGGTGGTGGAGATACTGCCGCGGAAGAGGCGACCTATTTGGCCAATATCTGTAAAAAGGTAACCATGCTGGTTAGAAAGGATCACATGCGAGCTTCAAAGGCCATGCAACACCGGGTACACTCCATGGAGAACATTGACCTGAGATATAACACCGAGGTCGATGAGATCTTAGGTGATATGGTGGTAGAGGGTTTGAGAATGGTGAATAACCAAACAGGAGAGAAGGAGGAAATTCCAATCACCGGCTTCTTTGTCGCCATTGGACACAAGCCCAATACAGATATCTTCAAAGGTCAGATCGATATGGATGATACTGGCTATATCGTCACCGAAGGTAAATCGACAAAAACCAATGTCCCCGGTGTATTCGCCAGTGGGGATGTTCAAGATAAGGAATACCGTCAGGCTGTAACTGCTGCTGGTACGGGTTGTATGGCAGCCTTGGATGCCGAACGTTACCTGGCATCAGTTGAAAGCAAGGAAACGGTAGAAGCTTAA